One Candidatus Paceibacterota bacterium genomic window carries:
- a CDS encoding glycosyltransferase: MDISKSEIVIATHYLVYGAPQALRDYLLNNKIKELLFIGHPLIIDETKSFREIIIKGSVISKRYFPLRAKHSFLNYFPEFCLSLFWVLSRKKKYNLFIGVDGLNAFVGIILRKLGRVNKVVFYTIDYVPIRFPNKFFNRFYHWLDKFCLKNADETWNVSPRIAEGREKIKGLKKSDYPRQKVVPIGVWLDKIKRTSWERVKKHQLLFVGNLLKKQGVQLVIQAIPEISKKIPDFHFLVIGGGEYENNLKKLVQKVRVDKYVTFTGWIKERKELEEKMRNSALAVAMYEKNKESFTYYADPTKIKDYLSMGIPVLLTDLPYNAKEIEKEKCGIIVDYKKGDIADAIIKLMGDEKKLQTYRQNALSYAKRFDWNKIFKESLEKLLL; this comes from the coding sequence ATGGACATTTCTAAGAGTGAAATAGTTATTGCTACCCATTATTTAGTTTATGGAGCCCCGCAAGCGTTAAGAGATTATCTATTAAATAACAAAATTAAGGAACTTCTTTTTATAGGCCACCCCCTAATAATAGATGAGACAAAATCTTTCAGGGAAATAATTATAAAAGGTTCTGTAATATCCAAAAGATATTTTCCGTTAAGAGCAAAACATTCTTTTCTTAATTATTTTCCTGAATTTTGTTTGAGTCTTTTTTGGGTTTTATCCAGAAAGAAAAAGTACAACCTATTCATTGGTGTAGATGGGCTTAATGCGTTTGTTGGTATTATTTTAAGAAAATTGGGAAGAGTAAATAAAGTAGTATTTTACACCATTGATTATGTGCCAATAAGGTTTCCCAATAAATTTTTTAATCGTTTCTATCATTGGTTAGATAAATTTTGTCTCAAAAATGCCGACGAAACCTGGAATGTTTCGCCTCGTATTGCAGAAGGTAGAGAAAAAATTAAAGGCTTAAAAAAAAGCGATTATCCTCGACAAAAAGTGGTTCCCATTGGAGTATGGCTTGATAAAATTAAAAGAACCTCTTGGGAAAGAGTTAAAAAACACCAACTTTTATTTGTGGGTAATTTACTAAAAAAACAGGGAGTTCAATTAGTTATCCAGGCGATTCCTGAGATTTCAAAAAAAATTCCGGATTTCCATTTTTTAGTTATAGGTGGAGGAGAATATGAAAATAACCTGAAAAAACTTGTTCAAAAAGTAAGAGTTGACAAATATGTTACCTTTACAGGATGGATTAAAGAAAGAAAAGAGTTAGAAGAAAAAATGAGAAATAGCGCTCTTGCTGTGGCAATGTATGAAAAGAACAAAGAATCTTTTACCTATTACGCTGATCCTACCAAAATAAAAGATTATCTTTCCATGGGAATACCGGTATTATTAACAGATCTGCCCTACAATGCCAAAGAGATAGAAAAAGAAAAATGCGGCATAATTGTTGATTATAAAAAAGGAGATATTGCCGATGCAATAATAAAACTTATGGGAGATGAAAAAAAATTACAAACCTATCGCCAAAACGCTCTAAGTTATGCTAAACGATTTGACTGGAATAAAATTTTTAAAGAAAGCTTAGAAAAGCTCTTATTATGA